The genomic segment TGAACTCCGATGAAGGCGGTTTGCTTTCTGCTCTGAAAGAATGTCTGAACACGATGTTGGGGTTACAGAAAGTATATCCTTCTGCCGGAGAGCTTGCCGAGCGACTGGAAAGCAGCTATATTGAGTTGAAAGATATCTCTCAGGAGGTTTCTGGAAAGGAGGAAGAAATAGAATTTAATCCTGTCCGTTTGGAAGAGGTGAATGACCGCTTGAATCTGATTTATACACTTCAGCAAAAACATCGCGTCACTACGGTAGATGAGCTTTTGGCTTTGGCAGATGATTATGCGGCTAAGCTTGCCAATATCACTTCATCGGACGAGCAGATTGAAGAACTGAAGGTTCGTAGCGAAGCATTATATAGTAAGGTGAAGAAACAGGCTGCCGTACTTACTAAATTGCGTACTGCTGCTGCTCGTGAGGTTGAAAAACAAATGGCCGCCCGTCTGATACCTTTGGGTATGCCTAATGTTCGCTTCCGGGTGGAAATAGGAGCACGTAAGGAGCCGGGGGTACATGGTGCGGATACGGTGAACTTCCTTTTCTCTGCCAATAAGAACGGAGCTTTGCAGAGTATATCTTCGGTGGCTTCGGGGGGGGAGATAGCCCGCGTCATGCTGTCCGTCAAAGCAATGATAGCAGGAGCTGTGAAATTGCCCACTATTGTATTCGATGAAATAGATACCGGAGTCTCTGGCGAGATAGCCGATCGTATGGCGGACATTATGCAGGAAATGGGGGATAGCGACCGTCAGGTTATCAGCATCACTCACTTGCCGCAGATTGCAGCTCGCGGACGTGCTCATTATAAGGTGTACAAGCAGGATAATGAGACGGAAACCAACAGTCATATTCGTCGTTTGGCTGACGAAGAACGGATAGAGGAAATTGCTCATATGCTGAGTGGTGCCACCTTGACTGATGCCGCGCTGAACAATGCAAAGGCACTGTTAGGCATCGCCTGAAGAATGTAGTACTCTGCGGTTGTAAAGTAGAAGTTTATGACCGTAGTATAGGACTTTAGCAGGCTAAAGTAGAACAAAAAACAATAAGATACAATGATAGATAAAAGTGAAATGATTTTCGGCGTTCGTGCCGTTATAGAAGCTATTCAAGCAGGTAAGGACATCGACAAAATATTGGTCAAAAAGGATATTCAAAGTGATTTGTCCAAAGAACTCTTTGCCGCTTTAAAAGGAACTTTGATTCCTGTGCAGCGTGTGCCGGTAGAGCGTATCAACCGCTTTACGCGTAAAAATCATCAAGGTGTGATAGCATTTGTTTCTGCCGTAACCTACCAGAAAACGGAAGATTTAGTGCCGTTTCTTTTTGAAGAAGGCAAGAATCCTTTGTTTGTTATGCTGGATGGCATAACGGATGTACGTAATTTTGGAGCGATAGCCCGTACTTGTGAGTGTGCGGCAGTCGATGCCGTTATTATTCCTGCCAAGAACAGTGTGACGGTAAATGCTGACGCAGTGAAAACCTCGGCTGGCGCATTGCACACCTTACCCGTATGCCGGGAACAGAATCTGAAAGATACCTTGCAGTACCTTAAGAATAGTGGATTCCACATTGTGGCGGCTACGGAGAAAGGTGATTATGACTATACGAAAGCCGATTATACAGGTCCTATGT from the Bacteroides eggerthii genome contains:
- the recN gene encoding DNA repair protein RecN, with product MLRSLYIQNYALIEKLDIDFGSGFSVITGETGAGKSIILGAIGLLLGQRADVKSIRQGAAKCVIEARFEIAGYGMRPFFEENELEYEDECILRREVYASGKSRAFINDTPASLVQMKELGEQLIDVHSQHQNLLLNKEGFQLNVLDILAHDEEELNNYQSLHREWKQVQQDLEDLIVLAEQNKADEDYIRFQLEQLEDAQLAAGEQEELEQEADTLSHAEEIKAGLFRAGQVMNSDEGGLLSALKECLNTMLGLQKVYPSAGELAERLESSYIELKDISQEVSGKEEEIEFNPVRLEEVNDRLNLIYTLQQKHRVTTVDELLALADDYAAKLANITSSDEQIEELKVRSEALYSKVKKQAAVLTKLRTAAAREVEKQMAARLIPLGMPNVRFRVEIGARKEPGVHGADTVNFLFSANKNGALQSISSVASGGEIARVMLSVKAMIAGAVKLPTIVFDEIDTGVSGEIADRMADIMQEMGDSDRQVISITHLPQIAARGRAHYKVYKQDNETETNSHIRRLADEERIEEIAHMLSGATLTDAALNNAKALLGIA
- the rlmB gene encoding 23S rRNA (guanosine(2251)-2'-O)-methyltransferase RlmB, which encodes MIDKSEMIFGVRAVIEAIQAGKDIDKILVKKDIQSDLSKELFAALKGTLIPVQRVPVERINRFTRKNHQGVIAFVSAVTYQKTEDLVPFLFEEGKNPLFVMLDGITDVRNFGAIARTCECAAVDAVIIPAKNSVTVNADAVKTSAGALHTLPVCREQNLKDTLQYLKNSGFHIVAATEKGDYDYTKADYTGPMCIIMGAEDKGVSYDNLALCDEWVKIPMLGTIESLNVSVAAGILIYEAVKQRTN